The Ficedula albicollis isolate OC2 chromosome 23, FicAlb1.5, whole genome shotgun sequence sequence TCAGCACCTCAGCAGGGAAGGGGGTGATGGGCTGGGAAAggcccagagctgggggagaggggctgctCCCACGGGATGATCCCAcaggaggggagaagggagccCAGAAATAGCAAGTGCAGTTGCAGAAGGCGCCGGTTGCCATGGGATCTTCACAACCAAAAATGACGGGGCTCTGGCAGTGCAAGAAGGGGCCCTTTCATGTGTTTCTATGGGAAGTCAGCTCCTGGCCACagcctccagggctggagccctgcccgggccaggaaggatttggggacactgctgctggGGCCTGTGAAACTCCCAGGAGACCCTTGCTTGGTCCAGGAGGTTTTTCCCAGGTGCAGCTCAGAGATCACTCGGGACTGACACAGTACCTGTGCCTGGTAAAGGGGAGATTCCCTGTTCCTCCTGCTGGGCCTGCTCCCATCAGGAATCCCCCAGTGTggaggattttcctgctgcagctgaggaagctcAGCCCCTTCACCCTGAATCCCCATGGGATGAACATCTGGAACATCTCCAGgtgagtgtccctgtcctgggaaTGCCAGATCCtacaggagcagccccagaccCTATAGGGGCAACCCCCAGATCCTACAGGGACAGCCCCAGATCCTATAGGGGCAACCCCAGACCCtacaggagcagccccagaccctacaggagcagccccagatcCTACAGGGGCAACCCCAGACCCTACAGGGACAACCCCAGATCCTACAGGGACAACCCCAGACCCtacaggaacagccccagacCCTATAAGGCCAACCCCAGACCCtacaggagcagccccagaccctacaggagcagccccagatcCTACAGGG is a genomic window containing:
- the LOC101819513 gene encoding uncharacterized protein LOC101819513, which codes for MGSSQPKMTGLWQCKKGPFHVFLWEVSSWPQPPGLEPCPGQEGFGDTAAGACETPRRPLLGPGGFSQVQLRDHSGLTQYLCLVKGRFPVPPAGPAPIRNPPVWRIFLLQLRKLSPFTLNPHGMNIWNISSHTRRRKSWELEKLDVGTGTATPRSSRAPEAAAPSREGSGEDGDAPGKRRENPRGAGLFITEPQPWLQERLEKDETGIPRSARLK